A window of the Ammospiza nelsoni isolate bAmmNel1 chromosome 29, bAmmNel1.pri, whole genome shotgun sequence genome harbors these coding sequences:
- the LOC132085153 gene encoding olfactory receptor 14A16-like yields the protein MSNSSSISHFLLLALADTRQLQLLHFCLLLGISLAALLGNGLIISAVACGHHLHTPMFFFLLNLALSDLGSICTTVPKAMHNSLWVTRNISYTGCAVQIFLFVFCATTEFSLLTIMCYDRFISICKPLHYGTLLGSRACAHMAAAAWASAFLNALLHTANTFSLSLCHGNALGQFFCEIPQILKLSCSKSYIRQFGPLMGSAFLFFGCFVFIVFSYVQILRAVLRIPSEQGQHKAFSTCLPHLSVVSLFVSTGTFSYLKPHSISSPSLDMSVSVLYSVVPPALNPLIYSLRNQELKAAVWRLMTGSFQKH from the coding sequence atgtccaacagcagctccatcagccacttcctcctgctggcattggcagacacgcggcagctgcagctcctgcacttctgcctcttgctgggcatctccctggctgccctcctgggcaacggcctcatcatcagcgccgtagcctgcggccaccacctgcacacgcccatgttcttcttcctgctcaacctggccctcagtgacctgggctccatctgcaccactgtccccaaagccatgcacaattctcTCTGGGTcaccaggaacatctcctacacaggatgtgctgtgcagatctttttgtttgttttctgtgcaaCAACAGAGTTTTCcctcctgaccatcatgtgctacgaccgcttcatatccatctgcaaacccctgcactacgggaccctcctgggtagcagagcttgtgcccacatggcagcagctgcctgggccagtgcctttctcaatgctctgctgcacacagccaatacattttccctgtccctgtgccatggcaatgccctgggccagttcttctgtgaaatcccccagatcctcaagctctcctgctcaaaATCCTACATTAGGCAATTTGGTCCTCTTATGGGtagtgcttttctgttttttggctgttttgtgttcattgttttctcttatGTGCAGATCTTGAGGGccgtgctgaggatcccctctgagcagggacagcacaaagccttttccacctgcctccctcacctctCCGTGGTCTCCTTGTTCGTAAGCACCGGTACATTTTCCTATCTGAAGCCTCACTCCATTTCCTCCCCATCGCTTGATATGTCagtgtcagttctgtactcggtggtgcctccagccctgaatcccctcatctacagcctgaggaaccaggagctcaaggctgcagtgtggagactgatgactggatcgtttcagaaacattaa